A stretch of the Neofelis nebulosa isolate mNeoNeb1 chromosome 1, mNeoNeb1.pri, whole genome shotgun sequence genome encodes the following:
- the LOC131517714 gene encoding cytochrome c oxidase subunit 6A1, mitochondrial-like, with product MTAAGSQVSGLLERSRAQLQESMSSSTHSRESSTHYFIALSYVKVSMLNIFLKLITESSRDPSSSPTHNSASSPSPFPGGVLFQVLLQGSMITLSFNPHVNPLPTGYEDE from the coding sequence ATGACTGCAGCTGGGTCCCAGGTTTCAGGGTTGCTAGAACGATCCAGGGCACAGCTACAGGAATCCATGTCAAGTAGCACCCACAGCAGGGAGAGCTCCACTCACTACTTTATAGCACTCTCATACGTAAAAGTGAGCATGCTGAACATCTTCCTGAAGTTGATCACGGAGAGCTCGAGAGATCCGAGTTCATCACCTACCCACAACTCCGCATCAAGTCCAAGTCCTTTTCCAGGGGGAGTTCTTTTCCAAGTCCTACTCCAGGGGAGTATGATTACTCTATCCTTTAACCCTCATGTGAATCCACTCCCGACTGGCTATGAGGATGAATAA